One region of Miscanthus floridulus cultivar M001 chromosome 19, ASM1932011v1, whole genome shotgun sequence genomic DNA includes:
- the LOC136529944 gene encoding RING-H2 finger protein ATL32-like, whose protein sequence is MRRASMPSVHRSSLLAAGRTAPDEADIRLCSLLLASFVSLMLLCGVLSLLYRASGDSAFPTKIYVILGPTAIMLVLIFLGGLVSCGFQALAASAPPQAPAPARLARRLCACGLSDAAGVATLPSFPFQPAPAQQPAAASEGERQPPRGSAVLCAVCLEDVRAGEMVRQLPACRHLFHVDCVDVWLRSHRTCPLCRCELPRRKATVQQTVAVTPATPEVVPLPPV, encoded by the coding sequence ATGCGCCGAGCAAGCATGCCGAGCGTGCACCGTTCGAGCCTGCTGGCGGCGGGCCGCACGGCGCCCGACGAAGCCGACATCCGCCTCTGCTCCCTGCTACTGGCCTCGTTCGTGTCGCTGATGCTCCTCTGCGGGGTGCTCTCCCTGCTCTACCGCGCCAGCGGCGACAGCGCCTTCCCCACCAAGATCTACGTCATCCTCGGCCCGACGGCGATCATGCTCGTGCTCATCTTCCTCGGCGGGCTTGTCTCGTGCGGGTTCCAGGCTCTGGCCGCCTCGGCGCCGCCTCAGGCTCCGGCGCCCGCACGCCTGGCGCGACGCCTTTGCGCGTGCGGGCTGTCCGACGCGGCGGGCGTCGCCACGCTGCCGTCGTTCCCGTTCCAGCCGGCGCCGGCCCAGCAGCCCGCGGCGGCGAGCGAGGGGGAGCGGCAGCCACCACGCGGGAGCGCCGTGCTGTGCGCGGTGTGCCTCGAGGACGTGCGGGCCGGCGAGATGGTGCGGCAGCTCCCCGCGTGCCGGCACCTCTTCCACGTGGACTGCGTCGACGTGTGGCTGCGCTCGCACCGGACCTGCCCGCTCTGCCGCTGCGAGCTCCCGCGGCGGAAGGCAACCGTACAGCAGACCGTGGC